CTCTATTTACCTTGAAGCTCAAATCTATTCTATTGGAATAGATGCAAATACTGGGGCTTCTTCAGGAAAGGGAAACGGAAAAGGAAAGGATCTTATACTGACCCGATTGTTTCCTGTTTGGTCCTTGTAATAAACCCAGTTCAGATTCTCATCAGTCCTGTACTGCACACTATATTTTGTCATCCATTCATCTGCATCACATCTTCCCTGTGTAATTATCCCTGAAATAACTTTAATTTCCTTTAGGTCAATCTGCAGCCACTGGTTTGTGTCTTGGTATTTGGAGAGCCAGGCACACCTAGAAAAGATATAGAAGGAAGACACAAATGGTCCAGTACATGTCTTTATAAGGCATACATTTTGACATGGCCTCCATAAAGGACTCATCTTTTGAGGATGAAGGTGAGTCTAGAGATTAATCTGAAGCCAGCAAACGGCCAGAGCCCAGATCAAAGTAAGCAGAAAGAGAGTACAGGCCCAGTGATCCAGGCCTGACAAGGATGCCCTCAAACTATTCATCCTAGGATAGAACTCTTGGAGTTAGCCATAGTTTGCACCCTGGTCCTGctattgcattttatttgacAATTCATCTGATGATGCTGTGAAAGCTGAGCTACTTCTGGAACACATAACATATCCTTTGGGGGCAGTTTTGAGGGAGCTGTATGATGGGTTTTGCACTTTATATCTGTATTGTGCAGTTGAGTGATTTCTTTCTAGCAAACTCTGGGAATGTCCTTGCCCTCCATGTCTGATAGGACTCCGTTTCCTGATCTGTAAGCTACTCACACGTAACTTGTTTTCAAAAGTTACCATTTGCTTAGCCACGATTTCTTGAATAAACTTATTTGGTAGGTTCACAAATAAGCAAAGCCAAGGGTCCAAATAAAATCCCATATTataaaatcacattatggcttatgtCTTATGAAGTAATCTCAGTTTAAGAGTATTATCTGGTACAAATGTTGCTGCCCTTCTTATTCTCTTATGAAGAGCTTTTgagaactcaaaagcttgcatGCTGCTTCATAAACCCTCATCTGGCATAACAGAATTATTGTTCCACTATGGCTTTTGATTTTGGTTCCCCCTCTTCCTACTTCATAATCAACaaagctgcttttattttttattgttcatgtaatggaataaataaaaaatattaggaaaaggaagaggaagactaTCTCAGGGatacagaaagaggaagagaacttGAGAAACAGCCATCAGAACACACTCAACACAACACAGAACTTTATTTAATGTAATGTTTTGTTCTCAGAGTAGCCACCCAGACACCTCTCAGAAGCTCACAACAATGACATAGAAACAACAGTCACCTCCATACATCTTCCCCCAGCAACTATTAATGGAAGTAAATATTTATTGTTCTGggactgtaaatattttttttaagtcattgTTAGCCTCCATAAATTACTTAACAAAGGTTTAGAGGTTAAAAAGCCTTTTGTATCGCTTATTGGTAGAAAACATGTCTTGCAATGCAGTTTACCCAAATCCTTGTCCGTTAAGCCGGGCTTTGTTTGCAGTCCATGAAGCATACCACCCAGTGTACTGCTCTGGACTGGAACAGCTAATCTGATCTGGAGTGACAGCTGCTGATTCAAAACCAAGAGGCTTATGATAGGGacactctattaaaaaaaaaaagacaagacatGGAGAGGAATCTGTGCAGACTGGAGTCAAAAAGTTCAATTTCTGCTGCATCCAATTTATCAATCTCCTTTACAGAAAGTGCTACACTTAATTTTACTAATAGGATGAGATGTTGAAAAATGACTGAAGTCttgttccttcattttcttttggatttggGGGGGGTTCTGGGATTTAATTTTGCACACTTTCAAGGAGGGAAGTGGGAGTCATGTCATTAGAAAATAATCAAGGCCCTCGATATTGTAAGCTAGTATTCTCCAAGCAGGACACATCCAGCTACACGCAAGTAcaatttgctattttattttgaaaggcaATAGGCTGGCAAAGACTATAAAGACTAGAACTTTGTATAAGTCAGCATTTTGGTTCAGTCATTTTACAACCTGGAAGAACAGCCTGGAGTTGCAGTCTAAATCCACCTTTCAAAATGAACCACcatcaatttctttttaaattctcaGAATTAATATAAATAGAACTTAAATGCATATTCCCTCTCATTTCACAAGTGCTTTTGTATTAGATGTCACATTCTGGTTCTCAGTTTtgccttgttttttaaatttaaattatgtcTTTAAAAGTCTAATAAGAGAGATACAGCATGGCCTCCACAAGGTGGGAGGTCCCAGTCATGAAGTGGGACTCACATGGACTCCAATGGGACTCCCAGTGGTGGGAAATGCTGCCTCCATTTGAATGTGGTACCTACAACTGAGTTGGTTTCTCTAGTGAAGGCATTTGCTAAAGCCATCCAGATAATAGAGATTGCATAGAATCTGCAGCAATCACATGTGTGTGTTAAAACTACAGAGTAAAAATGGAAACATGGAAACACTGGAAACATCTCCAGTGTGTTAGGCTGCaatgtttgcaagcaaagcaAATTTAATTTTAGTAACTCTAATCTTTAGATAACTCAGCCATAATATACTTAAGAGGTAACCTTCTGTTCTAGAAAATTGCAGTAGACCAAAAGAATTACCAAGCAGATGTCTGGGGACTGTCAAACCAAGAACATTAATTATTTAATGCTGCTACTATTTACTTTAAAAGTGCATTCAGTGTGAGAATGGTTTTCTCCTCTTATTAAGCTTTGCTTTGAGTTATTCTTATATAAATGACACTTTAAGAATCCCTACTGCATTTAATGGAGGAAATACTTTGCAAATAGTGGAGGCAAAGAACTGTAATTAGTTTTAGGACATATTTTTATTTGCCCCAAGTCTTTGGGAATGTGCAGTTTGAATCAAACTGGCCCATATTACAAGTCATGTAGAATTTCCAAGAAGATCCTGATGGATAATTCTGGGCATTGTAGCCCTATATCAACAATACTAAACCAAATAGGCTGGCTTGGGTTATAATAATACAGAAAGATGATACTTACCTGGCATGCATTCTAGACTGTCTGTTCCAGTGGACCACACTGAGTTTGGACTTCTCTGACAATCACATTTGCAGGCTTTACTATGCCAGTGCTCCAGATTGTCATCCTAATGTAGTGCAGAATAATTTATCAGCTTTGCATATACATAGAGTGAGTGAATGTAGATTCATTCTTGCTTGCTTCCTACATTGGCACTGGGCTATACCAACTATGCTCAAGTGGCACCTTTCAGATATATCATCAAAAACATTTGGGGAGTATGGGTTTGGAGAGGTTTGGCTGCAGTGATTCCACTCACCATTTAGTCAAGGTAGTCTAGCACTCTTCATATTGATCAATGCCATTTATGACTATATACACACAGAGGCAGAATCATACTTGAGTACAACAGAGAATGGGAGGCATTCTAAGTCCCAGTCAAGCCAAAAGAATGGCCAACTCAACTGAGAGTATAATTTGTCCTTGTTTCACATATCATTTGAGCCAAGAACTCACTGCTTTAGGTGAGCCAATGGTTTAATACAATATACTATATCTTGGTATAACAAAAAGGAAAGGGTGGTTGTAGGAATGGCTGATATCACATACATATACACCtgagatagatgatgatagatgatagatgatcatagatgatagatgatagatagatgatagagatgatataaatgtaatggtatgtgggcataaccttgggagacagggtgaaaaggTGCAGACACGGGAACGgacagataaaaggcaacttagcctgcagcaggaatgtgagcagagcaagaggctcagaggaGACCcatcctagtttcttgggctgtaaagaagatggggggagagatatactttggacttgcaagattgatgttggccttctgaggtagaccagacaggaaacacggccagatgagctaattctattttattgtaaggttacattaacagaatcttgcaagtctgaaagtataactCTTCCCCcatttcctttacagcccaagaaactacgGAGGGTCTCTTCTAAGCTTCTTGCTCTGCTTACATGCCTGCTgagggctaagttgccttttatctgtctgttcccttggctgcgtctcttcaccctgtctcccaaggtcacatACCATTCCAATAGATGAATATTACACCTTCTATTAATTCCATGTCTGCTAGGCCATTTCCACTGCATAGATGTGACATCAGTAAAACAGAGCTGATGTCTGGGAATAAATTGAAAGACGAGATGTGGCCAAACACAAGAGTACATTGTCTGCATTTCCATACCAATTTAGTTACTTCTATATCCAATTCTATACATCATGTACGTGTTTGTCTGTTAGTGCATGTGTCTCAAATGTTCAATTTTGTATTAAAGAATTTAGATTAGTAGGATGAGGAATATATTGGGTATAATAGAAGGAAGGTAATCTAGTATTGCCACAGTTTTGTCCTTCTGGAGAATTTAAATTCAGTCTTTCTGCTTAATACCTACCTTCTTCAATTATCTTTGCATCTGTTTTTCTgacctgttttgttctgttttgaaatGTAGTTAACTGCTATGAAGTACAAATAGTGGCAAGGCTGCTTAACACCTAACTTTAAGCTGCTTCCATTTTGTTCAGAAAAGGTTAATCACACAGAAACTTGAAGTAGTAAAGTTCAAAATAGTAGCAAGAACTgtagaccctgcttagctttttcagctTACTTGTTATGCAATGTGCTACCCATCTGATCTGGCCAATCAGAGCATTGGAAATTATActgatagtcctcgtttagcaactgacttgtttagtgaccacagttacaatggtgatgaaaataactttacgaccaatccttgcatttatgaccttcacaggtctgtaaaacaaaggaaagctgaagtaaggtcataagcactGTTGCaggttcacttagcaacctcttcacttaacgactggtttgccagtcccaattgtagtcgctaaacgaggactacttgtacttgaaacaaaaacattgtcTGTACTAGTAAAGCAATCAGAGGTTACTAAATGTTAGAGATCTCCAAACAGTTTTCCCTTAGAACTCTTGATGTACCTGAAACAGTCTGTCTTGCCTATTTAATCTGGACACTAAACTAACATGCCTTTTTCCACAAAATCCAAAggtaaaaaggaataaaaatgtatTGAATGTTCTCCGTTTTCAGTTGTGCTCCATATTAACAATGGCTCAATTATGGGAAAAAGAATGCAGACTATCAGGCAGAAGAAATGGAAACCTAAGAAAAAGCCCCCAGAATGGCACTCCTAGAAAAACTCATCTGGAACCTGAGTCCTCCATTTTGTTCAGgatgtttaaatcagtgtttttcaaacttggcaacttgaagatgggagtacttcaactaccagaattcatgctggctggggaattatgggagttgaagtccatccatcttcaagttgccaagttcaaaaaacactggtttagatataAAGATTTCCCACAGGGAAGGGCCAAGTAAATCACTGCTTCCTGGAAAAAGATACATTAGAAGTTAGGTTTGTGTTATCTGTCCAGACAGAACAATAATTAGAAGAAAATACTGGCAAAATTGTGGAGGTAATTTCATAACCCTGAGAGCAATTCCTTACATCAATTTCTTAACCCTGGGCTGACCTGTGCATCTGTTTGTAATTGTCTTTCTGAAACATTATTGGATATGCTATTCAAATGAATTTATGACTGTTGTTGTTTCACATTTTTATTAGCTGTGCTGGGTATGAACGTGCTGCTTTTCCCTCAAAACCTCTCCTTTCTGCTTGTTAAGTACAAAACCACCTCAAAGCAGGAGAGTACACAGCAGTTTGTGTGAGTGGGTGAGCAGATTCTAAACACAAGGAAAAGCACAAACCATGAAAGCCAAGCatatcattttatagaaattagCATTGTGGAGTTAGCGCCTGCACCCTGATGGCATCATAACAAAGAACAGTAGGGAAAGGCAGAGACCCACATGACTCACCTCTGTAGCAAAGAACCAACCCGGAATTATGGCAGGAATGGAAAGGAATGTGAACAAGTGGTACTACAATTTTGCAGTATGTTATAGTCTCTTAGGGGAAAAAAGCCCCCTGCAAATCACTTTTGTAAAAAGGCCTTTCCAGTTCTACTGCAAGGaaaataaaactcttttttagATGTGCTGCTGTAAGGCTGAATTAAACTGAATCAAAATTATAAATCAGAATACAGTGAAACTGTGGTTTAACAGACTGATTGGGTGAAGGGTGTGTCTGTCGTTCCCAAAGTCCCGTAAATTTGCTGATGCAAATGACACCAATTACACCATGTATGCAATGTGTATCATTagacaaatgatgcaaattgcaCCACTAGTActatgatgtcattgcacaaatgacacaCAAATCACCCAAAAGATGCTGATTGTTTCTTGTCCATCATTTGCTTAGAAACAGAATTACGCAAATGACCTAAGTTGCACTGGAATTTGGTCCATCCCATATCAAATCCATTGCATTAAAGTCCAGAATACCATATGATTTTCAGTGGGGTGGAAAATTCCACACAAGATAAAATTCCGAAGGCACTTAGATAGCaaacaaaaaatgcaaaagacCTACCTCTGCAAGTGACAATGGCAGGGTGACTAATAGGTGCGCTGTTGCCGCCAAAGGGGGAAAGacagcaagaagaagaaaaaaaacagttaaagcagtggatggggagggagggattggGAACAAGTACAAGGATAAATCATGTGGTCACTCATTTGGCACTAAGTATTGTAATGGCAAAAACACTGGAAACAGCTTTTTGAGAAAAGCTGTTTCCAATGGAGAATGTGGAGCAGGCAGGCATTGTTTCTTGACAATGCAACCCAAGGCACTTTACAAGATTCTCTTCAGaacaataaaatgtaattacCCAAAAGAGCAGCATAAGGCATTTAAAATAATGGCTAGAGCAAGATCCCtgttatataaaattaaaagattGAGGTGTAATCCAAACTTTGAAAGGTTCTGTAAACCTGAAGAATACATTTTTCTGTCCTGGCTGGAGTTCTTGCTTCCTCCCTTTCCATCTCTTCAAATGCTAAATAATTGCCCTGGGATGGCAATTCTTAAGAAACAATTACAGTTCTAAAACACACATAACTTCCCTGGTAGCAAAGAAAGGCCTCTGCATCTCTGTCAACACCTACAAACAGGGCATCCACAAGAGCGGGGGAAAGtgtcaaaaagccaagatggtgaccACCACTGAACTATTGGAGCCCcacctttttatgtgcattataTGTGCAACACGTGTAACAAGGGGCCAAGCTTTGATTGtgtggccacagctgccatcagAACTTCATGAGGccgctgtcatgagtgccgttgagctgaagacatcagcgcaatggtacacatgacaataacgaggaagcaggggaaggggctcaagataagcagccatcaactcacaaagaagaaagaagaagatacaaaggctaagcggatcgcgaggcacacccaagctgttagcgctagcgcaacggagatcgcccagctgacagcaatcaccggatgaataaggaaaccgatgatgggcgatcccggagtgccagcggggcctcgcaacccctcacctaccggcaagacagcatgttggacaaaggggggatgacgtaaccctgagtgagggggcactgaccggcgcggggtatttaaaccccgcaccggcgcgctcctgtcactctcagcttttttctacgactggcactacgcgatgaataaaccagagcctgtttcaactgaaccagtgtctgcgcattactcggcggtaggcagtgcatgacataaagctgagagtcacaaactcagcctcgccgagccccaccggacgacaacgagccgcgggaggagtagacggcgagaagaccaggaacgatgaggccggcgcgacgcggacaaggggggcgagccgcacggcaagaagcagaggaggaccgatcgaggccagaggcaccgcggactcccggagccatggacacccacctggcccaacccgagcctcagctccaaccccagggggagatggcgatggaggcaacccggccacgggagggagcaacatacctcccgagaccagcggagaaccccgcgccccacatcgcaccccagccacgggcgtggagtggcagcccaacggcggtaagcacgggggaggacgaagaagcaatccagccgatggcggaggaagcgggccaacggacgggagtgcctgaaccccaccggcaacccacccccgccgacacaccgatggaaccggccccagcggcggcgcggatcgcggacggggacgcacaagctagactcgcggccatggagacccaactgaaggaactccggaccatgcttcaatcgttgatgtcccctgcgccgcccaacgacgtccccgcacaggtccacaccccgagagAGGCGCtgcactcccacgggccagatgatggtcaacaaacggcccaggcggacgacgccacaggctgggaagtgagaggagggggctcacaaaacgcccgggcccctaaggacttccccatcttctttgatgggaaccccgcgaaactgtcgttcttcattacgaacgccagggagttcatggggaagcacggacactcctatgactctgaagcggacaagatcgcagccgtggcgatcaaactacaagaccgggcggaggactggtacgtccaactgtacgagtccagctcccccgccctcgccaacttccacgccttcatcaccgagatgaagagctactttgaggacccactagccaaagtgagggcgaaaagcgcactccaaagactcaaacagggcgcacgcactgtcccggactacgccctcgagttcaaagccctcgcagggaagatcaacgactggtccgagaccaccctgctggaaatgttcaaaagggggctcaaccgcgacgtactccaatgggccctctaccgggacgacccggagactctacacggttggatccacctcgcggggaaagcagaacacgcgcaccgcaccttcctcatggcaacgacggaagacacgaccaacacctgcccaaaggtacccgcgccacacgtggggacggccggtcccacatacccaaggaagaaatttaatcgcgggccctgcgggaggtgtggaaaactggggcacaagacggcagattgcttcgccaaccgaccgccggctagtgtgcccaaacccgccccgaaaactagcctcaaaccacctaacccgccgccgcccccccaccgccgaatgaccggagccacagcgacaccagacgaaggctgggacgcctactgggggggagaggacgccgtagacccagaccagccagcgggaaacgctccccgcctgccctgaaacgcgttgcgaggcaggcggtgggacagcagcgcggaccacctcgacagaacggcgaaagctccgttataatggcggcaatcaaactctctgccggcaacggagtcaccacggccgcggcactagtggactcggggtgctcgaaaaacctgatccaccccgacttagtcgccaaactcgacctccgctgctcccccctccccacgccgctggcattccaccagctggacggctcaacagcgggagggaaaccagccacgatgcagaccgagccggtcaccctgcaaatgggcacccacaccgaacgcacatcgttcgtagtcacccacatcggacgacccattgcagtcttgggaatgccatggctcgcgacaaacaacccgcgcatcgactgggagacccgcaccttcctattcggcgatggcgagtaccgggcgccagttccggcgggcagaaccaaccccactgtgggacgagcagaggcggctacacaggacaacacagctaccacagcagacctaccggaacaatacgctgacttctccgaggtcttcggagaggcagaagctgatcaactacccccccaccgcaagacggactgtcggattgacctgctacccgacgtccccttacctagaccgaagatctactcgatgaccccgaaggagatggcaaccctccgggagttcatcgataaaaacctagagaggggattcatagagccagcatgctcaccggtcggagcccccgtcttattccgggagaagaaagacggcaccctacggctctgcaccgactaccggggcctaaacgcggcttccctgtccaataaataccccttacccctggtaaaagatatgctcgcccacctgtccacgggcaaggtcttctccaagctggaccttcgcgaggcgtactaccgcatccaaatcagggagggggacgaatggaaaactgcgttcaactgccccctaggcaccttccagtacaaagtgctgccgttcggactcgcgggggccctgGGGGAGTTTATGCAGcttatcaatgaggttctgcatgaacacctgttcaaaggggtcctcgtctacatagacgacgtccttatctacaccaaaactcacgaggaacatgtgaccctagtcagacaagtcctcgataagctaagaagggcgcagctctatgccaaacccgcaaagtgcgaattccataaagcgcgcctagactacctggggtaccgaatctccggagacggcatagaaatggaccccgcaaaagtcgaggcggtggtgaactgggaacgcccccgcaacagacgccaactccagagcttcctcggcttcgcgaatttttacaggtcattcgcccgggggttcgcggagatagccctccccctaacggacctcctcaaaaccaaaggggtgggggacacccgacgcgccaagaacccgggcacagtattgaattggactcccgcgtaccagaccgcattcaataagttgaaagcgctgttcaccacagagccaatccttgcgcacccggacccagaacggctgttcgtggtccaagccgacgcctcagacttctccctgggggccatcctactccaaaaggaccccacaggactcctgaaaccatgcgcctacctgtcgaggaaattctccgagacagaaaggcgatggcacgtctgggagaaggaagccttcgcggtaaaatcggcgctggaaacatggagacacctactcgaaggagccacccaaccattcaaggtctggactgaccaccggaacctcgaggccctccgaacgcccagacgcctcagcccaaaacaggtccgatgggcccaattcttcagccgcttcaactttcagctgaagttcatgccgggtaaaaagaacttcctggctgacgccctttcccgactgccccaagacgaagagcccgccccagacacgattgggacggtcctatccgcttcccaactggggatggctgtgaccacccggagcggcgctcggaggcagcacgactctacggcgcaactgacggcggggcaaccagtgaccagacgacgccaaccgcaactaccaggggggatacgcacggacctcaccgccgccctcaaaaccgacccctggttcctggcaaaccccgacaaggtaacgatggcacaggactggcatggggggaaggcagaatctatgtcccggactcgcaacgccaagcgatcttgcatagatcccacgacaccaagcaagcgggacactttgggttccttaagaccctgcacctaacaaggcgtcaattctggtggcccgcgctaagacgggacgtgaaagcctacgtagcgtcctgcccaacgtgcgccagagccaaacgggcaccaggcgagccctcgggacttttacaacaggtggcggaaccctcccgcccatgggaggaaatctccatggattttatagtagacctcccacccagccagaagaaaaaggccatttgggtggtgaaagactacttttcgaaacaggcccacttcatcccctgcacatcggtcccgtccgcacaacaactagccaaactcttcctcatccacgtgtacaggttacacggatgtcccgcacgtgtggtgaccgacaggggcacacaattcacttctaaattctggcgggccttcctaaagctgacggggacccaacaggccctatccactgcctggcacccccagacggacggagccacagaggtcctcaatgccaccctagaacaattcatatgctcatacaccaactaccatcaagacgactgggccgaactgctcccgttcaccgaagtcgcatacaacaacgctgtccacacgagcacggggaaaactccgttcgaggtagtctcggggcgcgacttcgtccccataccagagctaccacaacccccgggaccccaggtggacgctagtgactggggacggaagattgcggaatcgtggccaataatcacagcagcgctgaaggaagcacaggcggcctacaaagagcaggctgacaagcaccggcgccaacaaccgacgttccaggctggggatatggtctacctatccaccaaattcctaaagtcaccccaaccctcgaaaaaactggggcctaagtacatcgggctgttccgagtcacacagatagtgaacccagtggcaatacgcttggacctgccacacaacctacggagactccacccggtattccacaccagcctcctgaaacctgcaactacctctcgatggcacccaagcacgccactgccctcaccggtgatgatcgacggccaacatcacttcgaagtaagggacatactcgactcccgcaggcaacggggaactttacactatttggtcaggtggaa
The Candoia aspera isolate rCanAsp1 chromosome 5, rCanAsp1.hap2, whole genome shotgun sequence genome window above contains:
- the RS1 gene encoding retinoschisin; translation: MTQLLAFHFVVVNIEKVDCDDNLEHWHSKACKCDCQRSPNSVWSTGTDSLECMPECPYHKPLGFESAAVTPDQISCSSPEQYTGWYASWTANKARLNGQGFGCAWLSKYQDTNQWLQIDLKEIKVISGIITQGRCDADEWMTKYSVQYRTDENLNWVYYKDQTGNNRVFYGNSDRSSSVQNLLRPPIVSRYIRLIPLGWHVRIAIRMELLECMNKCV